One segment of Erigeron canadensis isolate Cc75 chromosome 2, C_canadensis_v1, whole genome shotgun sequence DNA contains the following:
- the LOC122586366 gene encoding probable CoA ligase CCL9, producing the protein METLTGLLKHIAVKFPDRRAVSVSGKFDITHSRLNELIDHAASSLVSAGVKPNDVVALTFPNTIEYLIMFLAVIRVRATAAPLNQAYTVDEFEFYLSDSESKLLLTAKEGNEAAESAASKIGIRHVTASLQDAASRVLLSTDSELTSSEPVENIVNDPSDVALFLHTSGTTSRPKGVPLTQRNLYSSVNNIKSVYKLTEFDSTVIVLPLFHVHGLLAGLLSSLGAGAAVTLPAAGRFSATTFWLDMIKYNATWYTAVPTIHQIILDRHLAKPEPVYPKLRFIRSCSASLAPSILARLEEAFGAPVLEAYAMTEATHLMCSNPLPEDGPHIPGSVGKPVGQEMAILDESGVEQKAGANGEVCIRGPNVTSGYKNNPEANKAAFLFGWFHTGDIGFFDSDGYLHLVGRIKELINRGGEKISPIEVDAVLLSHPDVAQAVCFGVPDEKYGEEINCAVIPREGSNLDEEEVSRFCKKNLAAFKVPKKVFITDSVPKTATGKIQRRIVAEHFLTRISTAKVPKFGA; encoded by the exons atggaaacATTAACCGGATTACTTAAGCACATCGCCGTCAAATTCCCTGATCGCCGCGCCGTCTCCGTTTCCGGCAAATTCGATATCACTCATTCTCGTCTCAATGAACTAATCGATCACGCCGCTTCTTCACTTGTCTCTGCCGGTGTCAAACCAAACGACGTCGTTGCACTCACCTTCCCTAACACCATTGAG TACTTGATCATGTTTTTGGCGGTTATTCGTGTCCGAGCGACAGCCGCGCCGCTTAATCAAGCATACACGGTCGACGAGTTTGAGTTTTATTTATCGGATTCCGAGTCCAAGCTTTTGCTCACAGCAAAAGAAGGAAACGAGGCGGCCGAGTCAGCCGCCTCAAAAATCGGAATCCGTCACGTCACGGCGTCGTTACAGGACGCCGCGTCTCGCGTTCTCCTTTCCACGGATTCCGAACTTACAAGTTCTGAACCAGTGGAAAATATCGTGAACGATCCGTCTGACGTGGCGCTTTTCTTACACACGTCAGGGACCACCAGCCGACCAAAAGGCGTGCCCCTGACTCAACGTAATTTGTATTCATCggttaataatattaaatcGGTTTACAAACTCACTGAGTTTGACTCGACCGTTATAGTCCTTCCTTTGTTTCATGTCCACGGTTTATTAGCCGGGTTGCTGAGTTCGCTCGGTGCGGGAGCGGCTGTCACGCTCCCGGCTGCCGGGCGTTTCTCCGCAACCACTTTTTGGTTAGACATGATTAAATATAATGCCACGTGGTACACCGCGGTACCAACTATTCACCAAATCATACTAGACCGTCATTTAGCCAAACCCGAACCAGTGTACCCGAAGCTCCGGTTTATCCGGAGTTGTAGTGCATCCCTCGCGCCGAGCATTTTGGCTCGGCTTGAGGAGGCGTTTGGCGCTCCAGTCTTGGAAGCGTATGCCATGACCGAAGCTACTCATTTGATGTGTTCCAACCCGTTGCCCGAAGATGGCCCACACATCCCTGGGTCGGTTGGGAAACCCGTGGGTCAAGAAATGGCGATTTTGGACGAAAGTGGTGTGGAGCAAAAGGCTGGCGCAAATGGTGAAGTTTGTATTCGGGGCCCTAATGTTACGAGTGGGTATAAGAATAACCCGGAAGCAAATAAAGCCGCGTTTTTATTCGGGTGGTTTCATACGGGTGACATTGGGTTTTTTGACTCAGATGGATACTTGCATCTTGTTGGCCGGATTAAGGAGTTGATCAACCGTGGAG GAGAGAAAATATCGCCAATTGAGGTCGATGCTGTCCTTTTGTCACACCCAGATGTTGCCCAAGCTGTTTGCTTTGGTGTGCCCGATGAGAAATATGGCGAAGAG ATAAACTGTGCTGTCATACCCAGAGAAGGATCAAACCTTGATGAGGAAGAAGTCTCGAGATTCTGCAAGAAGAATCTTGCTGCATTCAAGGTTCCTAAGAAGGTGTTCATCACGGATTCTGTTCCAAAAACCGCAACAGGGAAGATCCAAAGGAGGATTGTAGCAGAACACTTCCTTACTCGTATCTCCACCGCTAAAGTCCCCAAGTTTGGAGCTTAG
- the LOC122586872 gene encoding tubulin beta-1 chain, with amino-acid sequence MREILHIQGGQCGNQIGAKFWEVVCAEHGIDSTGRYHGDNDTQLERVNVYYNEASCGRFVPRAVLMDLEPGTMDSLRSGPYGQIFRPDNFVFGQSGAGNNWAKGHYTEGAELIDSVLDVVRKEAENCDCLQGFQVCHSLGGGTGSGMGTLLISKIREEYPDRMMLTFSVFPSPKVSDTVVEPYNATLSVHQLVENADECMVLDNEALYDICFRTLKLTTPSFGDLNHLISATMSGVTCCLRFPGQLNSDLRKLAVNLIPFPRLHFFMVGFAPLTSRGSQQYRALTVPELTQQMWDAKNMMCAADPRHGRYLTASAMFRGKMSTKEVDEQMINVQNKNSSYFVEWIPNNVKSTVCDIPPTGLKMASTFIGNSTSIQEMFRRVSEQFTAMFRRKAFLHWYTGEGMDEMEFTEAESNMNDLVSEYQQYQDATADEEGYDYEDEEEELQEEA; translated from the exons atgagagaaaTCCTACACATACAAGGAGGCCAATGCGGAAACCAAATCGGAGCGAAATTCTGGGAAGTCGTATGCGCCGAGCACGGTATCGATTCAACAGGACGTTACCACGGCGACAACGACACGCAGCTAGAGCGCGTGAATGTTTACTATAACGAAGCGAGTTGTGGTAGGTTTGTTCCACGCGCCGTGTTGATGGATCTAGAGCCAGGTACTATGGATAGTTTACGGTCAGGTCCGTACGGGCAGATATTTAGGCCGGATAATTTTGTGTTCGGGCAGTCCGGTGCCGGAAATAATTGGGCGAAAGGTCATTATACTGAAGGCGCTGAGCTTATTGATTCTGTTTTGGATGTTGTTAGAAAAGAAGCTGAGAATTGTGATTGTCTTCaag GTTTCCAGGTGTGCCATTCCTTGGGTGGTGGGACTGGGTCTGGAATGGGAACCCTTCTCATTTCCAAGATCAGAGAAGAATATCCGGACCGCATGATGCTAACCTTCTCTGTGTTCCCATCTCCAAAGGTTTCTGATACTGTTGTGGAGCCATACAATGCAACGCTCTCTGTGCATCAACTTGTTGAGAATGCAGATGAGTGCATGGTGTTGGACAATGAGGCTTTGTATGACATTTGCTTTAGAACCCTGAAGCTCACTACACCAAGCT TTGGAGACTTGAATCATTTGATTTCTGCTACCATGAGTGGGGTGACATGCTGCCTCCGTTTCCCTGGTCAACTCAACTCTGATCTCCGCAAACTTGCAGTCAATCTCATCCCCTTTCCCCGTCTACACTTTTTCATGGTTGGATTTGCACCACTAACATCTCGTGGGTCCCAGCAATACCGAGCCTTAACTGTACCTGAGCTCACCCAACAGATGTGGGATGCCAAGAACATGATGTGTGCAGCTGATCCTCGCCATGGGAGATACCTAACAGCATCAGCCATGTTCCGTGGTAAAATGAGCACAAAAGAAGTTGATGAGCAGATGATTAATGTGCAAAACAAGAACTCGTCCTACTTTGTTGAGTGGATCCCCAACAATGTTAAGTCCACTGTTTGTGACATCCCTCCAACTGGGCTTAAGATGGCTTCTACATTCATTGGGAACTCGACATCAATCCAGGAAATGTTCAGACGGGTCAGTGAGCAATTTACTGCTATGTTCCGCAGGAAAGCTTTCTTGCATTGGTACACTGGAGAAGGAATGGATGAGATGGAGTTTACAGAAGCAGAGAGCAACATGAATGATCTAGTTTCTGAATACCAACAGTATCAAGATGCAACTGCTGACGAGGAAGGGTATGATTATGAAGACGAAGAGGAAGAACTTCAGGAGGAGGCTTGA